Proteins encoded by one window of Macaca mulatta isolate MMU2019108-1 chromosome 10, T2T-MMU8v2.0, whole genome shotgun sequence:
- the GSTT2B gene encoding glutathione S-transferase theta-2B isoform X1, which yields MGLELYLNLLSQPSRAVYIFAKKNGIPFELRTVDIIKGQHRSKEFFQINSLQKVPVLKDGDFILTESSAILIYLSCKYQTADHWYPSDLQARARVHEYLGWHADCIRGTFGVPMWVQVLGPLIGVQVPEEKVERNRTAIDQALQWLENKFLGDRLFLAGQQPVAVGYELFKGRPRLAAWRERVEAFLGAELCQEAHSLILSILEQAAKKTLPTPPPEVYPTMLLRIARIP from the exons ATGGGCCTAGAACTGTACCTGAACCTGCTGTCCCAGCCCAGCCGCGCCGTCTACATCTTCGCCAAGAAGAATGGCATCCCCTTCGAACTGCGCACTGTGGATATTATCAAAG GGCAGCACAGAAGCAAGGAGTTCTTCCAGATCAACAGCCTGCAGAAAGTGCCTGTGCTCAAGGATGGTGATTTCATCTTGACCGAAAg CTCAGCCATCCTGATTTACCTGAGCTGTAAGTACCAGACGGCGGACCACTGGTATCCATCTGACCTGCAGGCTCGTGCCCGTGTTCATGAGTACCTGGGTTGGCATGCTGACTGCATCCGCGGCACCTTTGGTGTACCCATGTGGGTCCAG GTGTTGGGGCCACTCATTGGGGTCCAGGTGCCCGAAGAGAAGGTGGAACGCAACAGGACTGCCATAGACCAGGCCCTGCAATGGCTGGAGAACAAGTTCCTGGGGGACAGGCTCTTCCTTGCTGGCCAGCAG CCGGTGGCTGTCGGCTACGAACTATTCAAGGGACGGCCACGACTGGCAGCATGGCGTGAACGAGTGGAGGCTTTCCTGGGTGCTGAGCTGTGCCAGGAGGCCCACAGCCTCATCTTGAGCATCCTGGAACAGGCGGCCAAGAAAACCCTCCCAACACCCCCACCAGAGGTCTATCCGACTATGCTACTTCGAATTGCCAGGATCCCCTGA
- the DDT gene encoding D-dopachrome decarboxylase: MPFVELDTNLPANRVPAGLEKRLCAAAASILGKPADRVNVTVRPGLTMALSGSTEPCAQLSVSSIGVVGTAEDNRSHSAHFFEFLTKELALGQDRILIRFFPLESWQIGKIGTVVTFL; the protein is encoded by the exons ATGCCGTTCGTAGAGCTGGACACGAATTTGCCCGCCAACCGAGTGCCCGCGGGGCTGGAGAAACGACTCTGCGCCGCCGCTGCCTCCATCCTGGGCAAGCCTGCGGAC CGTGTGAACGTGACGGTGCGGCCAGGCCTGACTATGGCGCTGAGCGGGTCCACCGAGCCCTGCGCGCAGCTGTCCGTCTCCTCCATCGGGGTAGTTGGCACCGCCGAGGACAACCGCAGCCACAGCGCCCACTTCTTTGAGTTTCTCACCAAGGAGCTAGCCCTGGGCCAGGACCG GATACTTATCCGCTTTTTCCCCCTGGAGTCCTGGCAGATTGGCAAGATAGGGACGGTCGTGACATTTTTATGA
- the GSTT1 gene encoding glutathione S-transferase theta-1 isoform X6 has protein sequence MFPVFLGEPVSPQTLAATLAELDVNLQLLEDKFLQNKAFLTGPHISLADLVAITELMHPVGAGCQVFESRPKLATWRQRVEAAVGEDLFREAHEVILKAKDFPPADPTIKQKLMPWVLAMIR, from the exons ATGTTCCCTGTTTTCCTGGGCGAGCCAGTATCTCCCCAGACACTGGCAGCCACCCTGGCAGAGCTGGATGTGAACCTGCAGTTGCTCGAGGACAAGTTCCTCCAGAACAAGGCCTTCCTTACTGGGCCTCACATCTCCTTAGCTGACCTGGTAGCCATCACGGAGCTGATGCAT CCTGTGGGTGCTGGCTGCCAAGTCTTCGAAAGCCGACCCAAGCTGGCCACATGGCGGCAGCGCGTGGAGGCAGCAGTGGGGGAGGACCTCTTCCGGGAGGCCCATGAGGTCATTCTGAAGGCCAAGGACTTCCCACCTGCAGACCCCACCATAAAGCAGAAGCTGATGCCCTGGGTGCTGGCCATGATCCGGTGA
- the GSTT2B gene encoding glutathione S-transferase theta-2B — MGLELYLNLLSQPSRAVYIFAKKNGIPFELRTVDIIKGQHRSKEFFQINSLQKVPVLKDGDFILTESSAILIYLSCKYQTADHWYPSDLQARARVHEYLGWHADCIRGTFGVPMWVQVLGPLIGVQVPEEKVERNRTAIDQALQWLENKFLGDRLFLAGQQVTLADLMALEELMQPVAVGYELFKGRPRLAAWRERVEAFLGAELCQEAHSLILSILEQAAKKTLPTPPPEVYPTMLLRIARIP; from the exons ATGGGCCTAGAACTGTACCTGAACCTGCTGTCCCAGCCCAGCCGCGCCGTCTACATCTTCGCCAAGAAGAATGGCATCCCCTTCGAACTGCGCACTGTGGATATTATCAAAG GGCAGCACAGAAGCAAGGAGTTCTTCCAGATCAACAGCCTGCAGAAAGTGCCTGTGCTCAAGGATGGTGATTTCATCTTGACCGAAAg CTCAGCCATCCTGATTTACCTGAGCTGTAAGTACCAGACGGCGGACCACTGGTATCCATCTGACCTGCAGGCTCGTGCCCGTGTTCATGAGTACCTGGGTTGGCATGCTGACTGCATCCGCGGCACCTTTGGTGTACCCATGTGGGTCCAG GTGTTGGGGCCACTCATTGGGGTCCAGGTGCCCGAAGAGAAGGTGGAACGCAACAGGACTGCCATAGACCAGGCCCTGCAATGGCTGGAGAACAAGTTCCTGGGGGACAGGCTCTTCCTTGCTGGCCAGCAGGTGACGCTGGCTGATCTCATGGCGCTGGAGGAGCTGATGCAG CCGGTGGCTGTCGGCTACGAACTATTCAAGGGACGGCCACGACTGGCAGCATGGCGTGAACGAGTGGAGGCTTTCCTGGGTGCTGAGCTGTGCCAGGAGGCCCACAGCCTCATCTTGAGCATCCTGGAACAGGCGGCCAAGAAAACCCTCCCAACACCCCCACCAGAGGTCTATCCGACTATGCTACTTCGAATTGCCAGGATCCCCTGA